A region from the Sandaracinus amylolyticus genome encodes:
- a CDS encoding AAA family ATPase produces MAMHISARVAWHDDGWNGHICRNPAGNTFCVGSRSYPGESIAEERDLEWETANAGRPCESVDAMPPCSWSINAFGKKRLRAYADAPDFFASGTPRREWDVPASTVCLWPYEEMYGQELRDGKRYDHAKRLARAREYFAQIEPQRSLVFYYANYSNPFSEDEAPRYVVVGISRVREIGPELFYEGAAEKDKERYGGAFVWSRNVTSAYPDEGLRLPYHRYRRDREALDRFVVVPDNPRLCKYGTRAFSDDDALGLVEQLLAAVRELRAMGDDSEDWRVREDWLHAISGELWRDRGLYPGLPAVLEFLGAAPAIEPLRALPAAKHSTFAEGVFAALEVGRGGKPFGLDEATLKRASRRFRLLDDGARSVAQRILPRLQITRDHVDRIVGENREEHGLPENLDHIAQDPYVLCERFIGDDPDDRITWATVDRAVLPSPDLGGAPLSDVGPDDARRFRALLADALRRNTSDTFVPVDHLISQVNDRLAKLPAWKSHAFSSRYLEVDREVIAASLVQREIEGAKYVYLESAWRDERAIEDYFRFFAGGPDVPLRRPVTEAHWRNWLHRSDSVLAGLEGDDYRTAIDGQIALCQRLFRRPLACIAGAAGTGKTTVVRAIVDAVRLAHGDGSPVLALAPTGKAADRLREVLGTRSGVRTETVHAFLARNGWLRDNMTVRPQGRTPDTSCETVIIDECSMLDLEVLATTLRALDRNAVRRMILVGDPNQLPPIGRGRSFADIVEWLTAEHPDCIETLQQNLRQLEGRATGRGTGIVDLAQAFMGATLAAVKDESSGIATEEMLRRVQLGGDVDADLRVIYYDDPQSLASLLLARIDADLTELWPDGADPPTYKLWQKGFEQGPQAWQILTPTRGEMHGIEALNRECQAHVTSGIRDRAGALDGIKLFDKVIQIRNRTRSRPLYAWDQTQRCVVATEVFNGEIGLASIHSFDSEEWKKRFFRLKRIQVSFARKPHLRVSYGEDTGKTPDGRWAPREKVEDNLELGYAISVHKSQGSEFERTYVVVPGASGSLMSRELFYTALTRARRHCTLFVERDIGPLLSMRRRERSALATIRSSLFTFRAVPDALARMKDWYAEGKVHHTLAGAIVRSKSEVIIANLLFDRQIPFDYEVPAFASDGTFFLPDFTITWRGEKYFWEHLGMLHRAEYRAKWEAKRAWYAKHHPDRLVTTEEGPDLSTQAAALIERHFR; encoded by the coding sequence ATGGCGATGCACATCAGCGCCCGAGTGGCGTGGCATGACGATGGGTGGAACGGTCACATCTGTCGCAACCCGGCCGGGAACACGTTCTGCGTCGGGAGCCGGTCGTACCCTGGTGAGTCGATCGCCGAAGAGCGCGACCTAGAGTGGGAGACTGCGAACGCCGGGCGTCCATGCGAGAGCGTCGACGCGATGCCACCGTGCAGCTGGAGCATCAACGCTTTCGGCAAGAAGCGCCTGCGCGCATACGCAGACGCCCCGGACTTCTTTGCGTCGGGCACGCCACGTCGAGAATGGGATGTTCCTGCGTCTACGGTGTGCCTGTGGCCGTATGAGGAGATGTACGGCCAGGAGCTTCGTGACGGGAAACGGTACGACCACGCCAAGAGGCTCGCCCGTGCGCGGGAGTACTTCGCCCAGATCGAGCCACAACGGAGTTTGGTCTTCTACTACGCCAACTACAGCAACCCATTCAGTGAGGACGAAGCGCCGCGATACGTGGTGGTCGGGATTTCACGGGTGAGGGAGATCGGGCCCGAGCTCTTCTACGAGGGTGCCGCTGAGAAGGACAAAGAGCGTTACGGCGGAGCGTTCGTGTGGTCTCGGAACGTGACCTCAGCTTATCCGGACGAAGGACTGCGTCTTCCGTACCACCGGTATCGTCGCGACCGAGAAGCGCTCGACCGTTTCGTCGTCGTGCCCGACAATCCGAGGCTCTGTAAATACGGTACCCGCGCGTTCAGCGATGACGACGCGCTCGGACTCGTAGAGCAGCTCCTGGCTGCCGTCCGCGAGCTTCGAGCGATGGGCGATGACAGCGAAGACTGGCGCGTCCGCGAGGATTGGCTGCACGCCATTTCCGGGGAGCTGTGGCGCGACCGTGGCTTGTATCCTGGGCTTCCTGCAGTCCTCGAGTTTCTCGGCGCGGCACCTGCAATCGAGCCACTGCGTGCGTTACCTGCCGCGAAACACTCCACCTTCGCCGAGGGCGTGTTCGCCGCGCTGGAAGTCGGGCGCGGGGGCAAGCCATTCGGGCTCGACGAGGCGACGCTCAAGCGCGCGAGCCGGCGATTTCGACTCCTGGACGATGGCGCTCGATCCGTCGCCCAGCGCATCTTGCCGCGCCTGCAGATCACGCGCGATCACGTCGACCGAATCGTAGGCGAGAACCGTGAGGAGCATGGGCTCCCCGAGAACCTCGACCACATCGCGCAGGACCCGTACGTGCTTTGTGAGCGCTTCATCGGAGACGATCCCGATGACAGGATCACGTGGGCCACGGTCGACCGCGCGGTGTTGCCGTCGCCGGACCTCGGCGGGGCGCCGCTCTCCGACGTCGGTCCCGACGATGCGCGACGCTTTCGCGCGCTTCTCGCGGACGCACTCAGGCGCAACACGTCCGACACGTTCGTGCCGGTCGACCATCTGATCTCCCAGGTGAACGACCGCCTCGCGAAGCTTCCGGCGTGGAAGAGTCACGCATTCAGCTCGCGCTACCTCGAAGTCGATCGCGAAGTGATAGCTGCTTCGCTGGTCCAGCGAGAGATCGAGGGTGCGAAGTACGTCTACCTCGAGAGTGCCTGGCGAGACGAGCGAGCGATCGAAGACTACTTTAGGTTCTTCGCCGGCGGTCCGGACGTGCCGCTGCGCCGGCCTGTCACCGAGGCGCACTGGCGCAATTGGCTGCATCGGTCCGACAGCGTGCTGGCGGGGCTCGAGGGGGACGATTACCGCACCGCGATCGACGGACAGATCGCTTTGTGTCAGCGCCTGTTCCGACGGCCCCTCGCGTGCATCGCCGGCGCCGCCGGAACGGGCAAGACGACTGTCGTTCGTGCGATCGTAGACGCGGTTCGCCTCGCTCACGGCGACGGCTCTCCCGTTCTCGCCCTTGCGCCGACGGGGAAGGCCGCCGATCGACTGCGTGAGGTACTCGGCACGCGCTCTGGAGTGCGCACAGAAACCGTGCACGCGTTTCTCGCACGGAATGGATGGCTGCGCGACAACATGACTGTGCGCCCTCAAGGGCGCACACCGGACACGAGCTGCGAGACCGTCATCATCGACGAGTGCTCGATGCTGGACCTGGAGGTGCTCGCAACGACGCTCCGAGCGCTCGACCGGAACGCAGTACGTCGAATGATTCTCGTCGGAGATCCCAACCAGCTGCCCCCGATCGGACGCGGCCGTTCGTTCGCCGACATCGTCGAGTGGCTCACGGCCGAGCATCCGGACTGCATCGAGACGCTACAGCAGAACCTGAGGCAACTCGAGGGACGAGCGACCGGGCGCGGAACGGGGATTGTCGACCTTGCGCAGGCCTTCATGGGGGCGACCCTCGCCGCTGTAAAGGACGAGTCGAGCGGTATTGCGACCGAGGAGATGCTCCGCCGCGTCCAATTGGGAGGCGACGTCGACGCCGACCTGCGGGTGATCTACTACGACGACCCGCAGTCACTCGCGTCACTTCTGCTCGCGCGGATCGACGCTGACCTGACTGAGCTATGGCCCGACGGCGCTGATCCTCCGACCTACAAGCTCTGGCAAAAAGGCTTCGAGCAGGGTCCGCAGGCTTGGCAGATCCTGACTCCTACGCGCGGTGAGATGCACGGGATCGAGGCGCTCAATCGCGAGTGTCAAGCACACGTCACATCGGGTATACGAGATCGAGCTGGTGCACTCGATGGAATCAAGCTCTTCGATAAGGTCATCCAGATCAGAAACCGCACGAGGTCACGGCCGCTCTACGCGTGGGACCAGACGCAGAGATGCGTCGTCGCGACAGAAGTGTTCAACGGCGAGATCGGCCTGGCCTCGATACACTCGTTCGACTCCGAAGAGTGGAAAAAGAGGTTCTTCCGGCTGAAGCGGATTCAGGTCTCGTTCGCGCGCAAACCTCACCTTCGCGTCTCGTACGGTGAGGACACCGGAAAGACTCCCGATGGTCGATGGGCTCCGCGCGAGAAGGTCGAGGACAACCTGGAGCTCGGGTACGCGATTTCGGTCCACAAGAGTCAAGGAAGCGAATTCGAACGAACGTATGTCGTGGTGCCGGGCGCGAGCGGCTCGCTCATGTCACGGGAGCTGTTCTACACCGCGCTGACGCGAGCGCGACGCCACTGCACGTTGTTCGTCGAACGTGACATCGGTCCGCTCTTGTCGATGCGTCGAAGAGAGCGATCCGCGCTGGCCACGATTCGTTCCTCGCTGTTCACCTTCCGCGCGGTGCCGGATGCGCTTGCGCGAATGAAGGACTGGTATGCGGAGGGGAAGGTTCACCACACGCTCGCGGGCGCAATCGTCCGGTCGAAGTCCGAGGTGATTATCGCCAACTTGCTCTTCGATCGGCAGATTCCGTTCGACTACGAAGTGCCCGCTTTCGCGAGCGACGGGACGTTCTTTCTCCCCGACTTCACGATCACCTGGAGAGGCGAGAAGTACTTCTGGGAGCACCTCGGAATGCTCCACCGGGCTGAATATCGCGCGAAGTGGGAGGCCAAGAGGGCGTGGTACGCGAAGCACCACCCGGACAGGCTCGTGACGACCGAAGAGGGGCCGGACCTCTCGACGCAGGCGGCAGCTCTCATCGAGAGGCACTTTCGCTGA
- a CDS encoding RNA-directed DNA polymerase — protein sequence MVNTFSRFATQLDLNAAAVRATRSNDLIPPRPEDSVAGSLGRRFSDGLLARLEGGTFSPSRAYFVPVPKRGFTTRPAAVLTLDDRVVFDATVELLRDRIEQRLNESVWWPRGARSEKRWKEFTSYPLLDGLTTHIVEADITAFYQSVDHVILRDRLAELTGRKDVASALASLLTAVMGAPRGLPQGLDASDPLASAYLTPVDAAAAGAAMRYARNGDDIRVACRSYSQARECLSIIEDALRREHLVLNSSKTRIVTRATYEAEAAALAARRESVRSAIAARRRQALLADHDRLQAELEAAGLDELPWAIWYHHTMTAEEAITALADRLQPTDVDVAEELFAELVVAPVPIDEGLVHQTLVESLRIMTAAQSDAAIPHAAKLLLRYPDKTEIVCRYLLHSARAHPEAVAAAVDTYSKEDLFRTALELAWVLRVASHVGANAGAATHRLAESVMGEEDISWVARVEALRFAATSGALSLAAWQKFWRVAPPAFKPSVIEAAALSEPDHKWPNAVVSVAKQDSALEAIVKRARQQP from the coding sequence TTGGTTAACACGTTCAGTCGATTTGCCACGCAACTCGATCTCAACGCCGCGGCCGTTCGAGCGACGCGCTCCAACGACCTGATTCCGCCTCGGCCGGAGGACAGCGTCGCGGGCTCTCTCGGGAGACGCTTCTCCGATGGGCTACTCGCGCGCCTCGAGGGCGGCACGTTCTCACCATCACGCGCGTACTTCGTTCCGGTCCCGAAGCGCGGGTTCACGACCCGCCCCGCCGCCGTTCTGACCCTCGACGACAGGGTCGTTTTCGATGCCACGGTGGAGCTACTACGAGATCGCATCGAGCAACGGCTCAACGAGAGTGTCTGGTGGCCACGCGGCGCGAGGAGCGAGAAACGATGGAAGGAGTTCACGTCGTATCCGCTCCTTGACGGCCTTACAACGCACATCGTCGAGGCGGACATAACGGCATTCTATCAGTCGGTGGATCACGTGATTCTTCGCGATAGGCTCGCGGAGCTCACCGGTCGCAAAGATGTCGCGAGTGCCCTCGCATCCTTGCTCACCGCGGTTATGGGCGCGCCGCGTGGCCTGCCGCAAGGGCTCGACGCGTCAGATCCTCTCGCAAGCGCGTACCTGACACCAGTCGACGCAGCTGCCGCGGGTGCCGCGATGCGGTACGCACGGAACGGGGACGACATTCGCGTTGCGTGCAGGAGCTACTCCCAAGCACGAGAGTGTCTATCGATCATCGAGGATGCGCTTCGACGCGAGCACCTCGTCCTCAATAGCAGCAAGACGCGGATTGTGACCCGCGCAACGTATGAAGCGGAGGCCGCCGCGTTAGCGGCTCGTCGCGAGTCCGTGCGATCTGCGATAGCCGCAAGGCGTAGGCAGGCGCTTCTTGCTGACCACGACAGGCTGCAGGCGGAGCTCGAAGCGGCGGGCCTCGACGAGCTCCCTTGGGCGATTTGGTACCACCACACGATGACCGCAGAAGAGGCCATCACCGCGCTGGCTGATCGACTCCAGCCGACGGACGTCGACGTCGCGGAAGAATTGTTCGCGGAGCTCGTCGTGGCGCCGGTGCCGATTGACGAGGGCCTAGTCCACCAAACGCTGGTCGAATCCCTGCGAATCATGACCGCAGCTCAGTCAGATGCAGCAATCCCGCACGCGGCAAAGCTCCTCCTGCGCTATCCCGACAAAACCGAGATCGTGTGTCGGTATTTGCTGCACTCCGCGCGAGCTCACCCGGAAGCTGTAGCGGCGGCAGTCGACACCTATTCAAAAGAGGACCTCTTCCGGACGGCGCTCGAGCTCGCGTGGGTCTTGCGCGTCGCCTCGCACGTCGGAGCGAACGCCGGGGCAGCGACACACCGCCTCGCCGAATCAGTCATGGGCGAGGAGGACATTTCGTGGGTGGCGAGAGTCGAGGCGCTTCGCTTCGCTGCCACGTCGGGTGCGCTTTCGTTGGCCGCGTGGCAGAAGTTTTGGAGGGTCGCGCCGCCTGCTTTCAAGCCGAGTGTAATCGAAGCCGCTGCGCTCAGTGAACCGGACCATAAGTGGCCGAATGCCGTCGTCAGCGTGGCGAAACAGGACTCCGCGCTGGAAGCGATCGTCAAGCGAGCTCGGCAGCAGCCCTAG
- a CDS encoding AAA family ATPase, protein MLQRLVIAGYKCFRNETTLDLAPVTVLAGANSAGKSSVFQVLRLLRQSFGTSSGGPGLILNGDEIQVGRAEDVVTSDATGRAESVAISVEVGSGTGYRDDVPYTRGLLNGFVLRTTFAAPEHSLTLPLSELTISVATRGRVPERFVVKRRAASPSPEAPGVPGMTQAPYVVVGSGGTDLVALQGLSVQDAWSPDKHLMAIVGTRRRILEECGAILRVVAPPAAAADAGSLVDREALARHLARLDDGEILEWAATFWRQLLDPDLAPTDLRTRLVAAVTQRFATIESVTADLQRADLFRENATHAWLAPAIAALASLEGGARLRQLIAEAIAQRASDAPTYIQSHGSVPLWGVQEFFAKRVVHLGPVREAPKQLYSFAVPAEGVGARGEAVVNFLAAHGSSSDARPMPPQPGSAWQSEDVPLITAISAWASWIGVARDIEVVDAGKYGRGVRVTGFGGSVSDLPHVGTGLSQVLPILALCLAVPRDSTILLEQPELHLHPSAQTRMATFFNACAASGRQIVIETHSDHIINGLRLDVARGWVDPSNGLAMLSFAPTETSGTSVVRVEIDRDGVLTDWPPGFFDEADTVLAEMLRLRTRRRR, encoded by the coding sequence ATGCTTCAACGTCTCGTCATCGCCGGGTACAAATGCTTCAGAAACGAGACCACATTGGATCTCGCACCGGTAACGGTTCTTGCCGGTGCGAACAGCGCTGGAAAGAGCAGCGTTTTCCAGGTGCTACGTCTGCTTCGACAATCATTCGGCACGAGCAGCGGTGGTCCGGGGCTGATTCTCAACGGAGACGAGATCCAGGTCGGTCGAGCGGAGGATGTGGTCACGAGCGATGCCACCGGTAGGGCCGAGTCTGTGGCAATCAGCGTCGAGGTCGGGAGCGGGACTGGATACAGGGACGACGTCCCGTACACGCGAGGTCTTCTGAACGGCTTCGTCTTGCGTACGACGTTCGCTGCTCCCGAGCACTCACTCACCCTCCCCCTGTCCGAGCTCACGATCTCGGTGGCGACCCGCGGCAGAGTGCCTGAGCGTTTCGTGGTGAAGCGCCGCGCGGCCTCACCCAGTCCCGAAGCGCCGGGCGTGCCGGGCATGACCCAAGCGCCGTACGTCGTGGTGGGCAGCGGGGGAACCGACCTCGTCGCCCTGCAAGGGCTCAGCGTTCAAGACGCGTGGTCCCCGGACAAGCATCTGATGGCTATCGTCGGGACGCGCCGTCGGATTCTCGAAGAATGCGGGGCGATCCTTCGCGTGGTCGCTCCCCCGGCGGCCGCCGCGGATGCAGGCTCACTCGTTGACCGTGAAGCTCTGGCGCGACACCTCGCACGCCTCGATGACGGCGAAATTCTCGAGTGGGCAGCAACGTTCTGGCGACAGCTGCTCGACCCTGACTTGGCCCCTACCGATTTGCGGACACGGCTTGTCGCGGCAGTGACTCAGCGGTTTGCGACGATTGAAAGCGTGACCGCAGACCTGCAGCGGGCGGACCTTTTCCGCGAGAACGCGACTCACGCGTGGTTGGCTCCGGCCATCGCCGCACTCGCGAGCCTCGAGGGGGGAGCGCGCCTCCGCCAACTCATCGCGGAGGCGATCGCTCAACGCGCAAGCGACGCACCGACGTACATTCAGAGTCACGGAAGTGTCCCGCTATGGGGCGTTCAAGAGTTCTTCGCAAAACGGGTGGTTCATCTCGGTCCGGTTCGGGAGGCACCCAAGCAGCTATACTCATTCGCCGTTCCAGCAGAAGGCGTCGGCGCAAGGGGAGAGGCCGTCGTGAACTTCCTCGCGGCCCATGGGAGCTCATCGGACGCGCGCCCGATGCCTCCTCAGCCCGGCTCGGCATGGCAATCGGAGGACGTCCCTCTCATTACGGCCATATCGGCATGGGCATCGTGGATCGGTGTCGCTCGCGACATCGAGGTAGTGGACGCTGGGAAGTATGGCCGAGGCGTGCGTGTCACGGGTTTCGGCGGAAGCGTTTCGGACCTACCCCACGTCGGCACCGGACTTTCGCAAGTGCTCCCGATCCTCGCGCTCTGCCTGGCGGTGCCGAGAGATTCGACCATTCTGCTTGAGCAACCAGAGCTCCATCTACATCCATCCGCGCAGACGCGGATGGCGACGTTCTTCAATGCGTGCGCAGCATCCGGGCGACAGATCGTCATCGAGACCCACTCCGACCATATTATCAACGGGCTCCGGCTGGACGTCGCCCGCGGGTGGGTCGATCCTTCGAACGGCCTCGCAATGCTGTCGTTTGCGCCGACCGAGACGAGCGGGACGAGCGTCGTTCGTGTCGAAATCGATCGTGACGGCGTTCTGACGGATTGGCCGCCTGGGTTCTTCGACGAAGCGGATACAGTTCTCGCTGAGATGCTGCGACTGCGGACACGGAGGAGGCGATGA
- the istA gene encoding IS21 family transposase, which yields MVEPEVVRQIRGLGELGWGAKRIAQELGVARNTVRRYLRGGAAAEVQVRPGARVLDEDGRAEARQLFATMAAGNAVVVTRELQRRGLVASVRTVQRAVADERSRQRAEELATVRYETSPGHQMQIDFGQKRVLIAGVEAVVHLLVCVLSYSRRIFVRAFLAERGDDWREGVASAFQHFGGVPMKLLIDNARPLVLRRDEGVVELHPEFAAFCRDWDVQAVACAPYRARTKGKTESGVKYVKRNAIAGRSFTSFAALEQHLAEWMREADERVHGTTHEKPSQRFARDEAECLRPLPARPIPSRHQRLERRVANDCFVDVDTVRYSVPHRLVRERVQVHVGDEHVRIYRGAELVATHRRSRAPHTIVRDPAHFDGLIRAASSTTREPDAAPPPANVETFGRSLESYAACIEEVAS from the coding sequence ATGGTGGAGCCGGAGGTGGTCCGGCAGATTCGCGGGCTCGGCGAGCTCGGCTGGGGAGCCAAGCGCATCGCGCAAGAGCTCGGCGTGGCGCGCAACACGGTGCGCCGGTACCTGCGCGGCGGCGCGGCGGCGGAGGTGCAGGTGCGACCTGGCGCCCGCGTGCTCGACGAGGATGGTCGAGCCGAAGCACGGCAGCTCTTCGCGACGATGGCGGCGGGCAATGCCGTCGTGGTGACGCGCGAGCTGCAAAGGCGCGGCCTCGTGGCGAGTGTTCGCACGGTGCAGCGCGCGGTCGCTGACGAGCGCTCGAGGCAGCGCGCGGAGGAGCTCGCGACGGTCCGCTACGAGACGAGCCCGGGGCACCAGATGCAGATCGACTTCGGCCAGAAGCGCGTGCTCATCGCGGGCGTCGAGGCCGTCGTCCACCTGCTGGTCTGCGTGCTCAGCTACTCGCGGCGCATCTTCGTGCGCGCGTTCCTCGCGGAGCGCGGCGACGACTGGCGCGAGGGGGTCGCCTCCGCGTTCCAGCACTTCGGCGGAGTGCCGATGAAGCTGCTGATCGACAACGCGCGCCCGCTGGTGCTGCGCCGCGACGAAGGCGTCGTCGAGCTGCATCCCGAGTTCGCGGCGTTCTGTCGTGACTGGGACGTTCAGGCGGTGGCCTGCGCGCCGTACCGCGCTCGCACCAAGGGCAAGACCGAGAGCGGCGTGAAGTACGTCAAGCGCAACGCCATCGCCGGTCGCTCGTTCACGAGCTTCGCTGCGCTCGAGCAGCACCTTGCGGAGTGGATGCGCGAGGCGGACGAGCGCGTGCACGGAACGACCCACGAGAAGCCGTCCCAGCGATTCGCTCGCGATGAGGCCGAGTGCCTCCGACCTCTTCCCGCTCGGCCCATCCCGTCGCGTCATCAGCGCCTCGAGCGTCGCGTCGCGAACGACTGCTTCGTCGACGTCGACACCGTGCGCTACTCGGTCCCGCATCGACTCGTTCGCGAGCGCGTGCAGGTCCACGTGGGCGATGAGCACGTGCGTATCTATCGCGGCGCGGAGCTCGTCGCGACGCACCGACGCTCGCGAGCACCGCACACGATCGTGCGCGACCCGGCGCACTTCGACGGCCTGATCCGCGCCGCCTCGAGCACGACGCGCGAGCCCGACGCGGCACCGCCACCTGCCAACGTCGAGACCTTCGGCCGGAGCCTCGAGAGCTACGCCGCGTGCATCGAGGAAGTGGCGTCGTGA